The genomic DNA CCCTGCTAGGCTACATCCACAACTTCGGCTTCCGTGCAGGCCTCGAGTTCGTCCCAACCACTACTTTCTTCCCGCCGTCGCTGGCGGCTAGCCGCAACTCCTACAGGGCCCTTGACTGCCGCCATGGCCTGCTGATCGACACTAGCGGCCCACCAGGCTTCATTGTTTGGGACCCCATCACTGGCGACCGGCAGCACCTGAGCTTTCTCGCTCACGCACAAGAGAATTTGTGCTGTTATACTGGGGCTGTGCTATGCGCTGTGGATGGCTGCGACCACCTCGATTGTCATGGCGGTCCGTTCCTCGTGGTCTTTGTGGGTGGGACAGAGGGGGCGCATCCCATCGACGTGGATCATGTCAGGTACACGTGGGCGAGCGTGTACTTGTCAGAGACAGGAGAATGGAGCGCCCAAACCTCTGGTACTAATAAACAACATTACTATAATATTGCGGTCAGGGAACCCAGCCTTCTTATCGGAGGTGCGCTCTACTTCACCCTTGGTGCGATGAGGATCCTCAAGTATGACTTAAGTAGGCATGGGTTGTCCGTGATCGAAATACCGCGATTGTTTCACAAGTCTGTTCCCATTGATATTGATGGAGGGCTAGGGTTCGTCGATAAGTACATCTATACGTGGTCACAGCAGGATGGGATTGGAGGATGGATGCTACACAATGTTGCGGAGCTCCAGACATTGATCCCCCAACATCGTGGCTCACCATACCGAGATCACCCAAGTGATGTGATTCGCTTCGTAGAAGGAACAAATACTATTTTATTCACCTAATAATTACGTAGTTTGGGGAGTCTTCACACTCGACCTCAAGACAAGAAAGGTCGCTGAAAGATAGGACTATGACATCTTACCTTATACATGCTTTTACACTCCAGGTACCACTTGTGTGCCCTTTCTTTAACTTCCGTACCTTACACATGCATGTTTTTCATTGTTGTGATCtacataagtttcttccaacaTATGACAACAATTAATACTTCATTTAGCATAAACGCATGACCAATGGCTCCCCTGCTCTTGATTCAGCACCAATCGGCTTGGGCAACTAGAAGCTTGCAGCTTCATATGTAACAAGTTACTCACACATATCTTTAACCCTAGAGGCCTAGACTTTACCACGTGACTCCGATATGTTTTGGGAAGTCATGATCCATGAATATTCAATCAGATGAGCAAACAAAATGTATAATGATGCATCGCTTTTTAGGTAAGAGATTACTATATGAAATCAAAAGCTTGCAATCTCATAAGAACCAAGATAACTATATATGGTTTCATATACTTGGTTCAAATTGTTAACGATTCTTTATACTTGGTTCAAAttgttttttagaatgagttttatgttacaaatggagtactactAGCTTGTTGATTTTTCAGAACGAGGAGAATGGAAAGTTTTTTaagtgaggagaatggagagttttttagaatgagttttatgttataaatggagtacttgttgatcttttagaaatgaggagaatggagagta from Setaria italica strain Yugu1 chromosome VII, Setaria_italica_v2.0, whole genome shotgun sequence includes the following:
- the LOC101774414 gene encoding uncharacterized protein LOC101774414; amino-acid sequence: MALPALMVEEILLRVPPDEPAHLIRAAVVCKAWRRILFDSGFRCRYCTFHRTRPLLGYIHNFGFRAGLEFVPTTTFFPPSLAASRNSYRALDCRHGLLIDTSGPPGFIVWDPITGDRQHLSFLAHAQENLCCYTGAVLCAVDGCDHLDCHGGPFLVVFVGGTEGAHPIDVDHVREPSLLIGGALYFTLGAMRILKYDLK